One Nostoc punctiforme PCC 73102 DNA window includes the following coding sequences:
- a CDS encoding ATP-binding cassette domain-containing protein: MKLSTPKPLQLSNHSTTTIKVSNLHKHYGQLIAVRGIDFTVNQGEMFGLIGPDGAGKTTTFHILGGVMEATAGEVQVFGQPARDARLRTGYLTQQFSLYLDLSIDENLRYAAGLRQVSDDLLRERRQKYLKLMSLEQFGDRLAGQLSGGMKQKLALCCALVSQPDVLLLDEPTTGVDPVSRREFWDVLAELSADGMTIVVATPYLDEAERCDRVALMYSGQIHEIGTPAALRANLGLHRLEVRTANLEIAEKLLLQNVQTNIVDVQTFGDRLDVLVQDVTLGETQVNQLLQQHHPSIERGEPTLENVFVTRLRQQGSAPEFLSFPRSRGGNREQFKPQNSPDQIAIYAHNLNRVFGNFQAVKNVNVEVRYGEIFGLLGANGAGKTTTIKMLCGLLAASGGDISLGGETGNLRSRDLRRRIGYMSQKFTLYDDLTILQNLEFYSGIYSVPRKLRREKIDWVIATCGLEGQEQMLTGQLPGGWKQRVAFGASVMHEPDILFLDEPTSGVDPLARRQFWKLINDFARNGTAILVTTHYLEEAEQCNRMSFMVAGEIAAEGSPSSIKASQPGQLIEIIVNQNQAASKILKQHLDSWRVSIFADSLHIVLDRPEKEIPEITQLLKSAHLTIESLRPIPFSLEDAFIGIVERAVRD; this comes from the coding sequence ATGAAATTATCAACTCCTAAACCACTGCAATTATCTAATCACTCAACCACTACTATTAAAGTTAGTAATTTACATAAACATTATGGACAACTAATCGCTGTCCGGGGAATTGATTTTACTGTCAATCAGGGTGAGATGTTTGGGTTAATTGGCCCTGATGGTGCTGGTAAAACTACTACCTTTCACATCTTAGGCGGGGTGATGGAGGCGACGGCGGGAGAAGTGCAAGTATTTGGTCAGCCGGCAAGGGACGCACGTTTAAGGACGGGATATCTCACACAACAGTTTTCCTTGTACTTGGATCTCAGCATTGATGAAAACTTGCGTTATGCGGCGGGATTGCGCCAAGTGAGTGATGATTTATTACGAGAACGCCGCCAGAAATACTTAAAATTAATGAGTTTGGAACAATTTGGCGATCGCTTGGCGGGTCAACTTTCCGGCGGGATGAAACAAAAGCTGGCGCTGTGTTGTGCCTTGGTTTCCCAGCCCGACGTACTGTTACTAGATGAACCTACTACAGGGGTTGATCCAGTTTCGCGCCGGGAATTTTGGGATGTATTAGCAGAACTTTCTGCCGATGGGATGACAATTGTTGTCGCCACACCTTATCTAGATGAAGCCGAACGCTGTGATCGCGTCGCACTGATGTATAGTGGTCAAATTCACGAAATTGGTACACCCGCAGCATTACGCGCCAATTTAGGCTTACATCGCCTAGAAGTCAGAACAGCAAATCTGGAGATAGCCGAGAAACTTCTTTTGCAGAATGTGCAGACAAATATAGTCGATGTACAGACATTTGGCGATCGCTTGGATGTTCTCGTTCAAGATGTGACTCTCGGTGAAACCCAGGTAAATCAACTACTACAACAGCATCACCCCAGTATTGAACGTGGCGAACCCACCCTAGAGAACGTCTTTGTCACCCGTCTACGACAACAAGGTTCAGCACCAGAATTTTTGTCCTTTCCTCGTTCTCGTGGAGGAAATAGGGAACAATTCAAACCTCAAAATTCTCCCGATCAAATTGCTATTTACGCTCACAATCTCAACCGTGTATTTGGTAACTTCCAAGCAGTCAAAAACGTTAATGTCGAAGTACGCTATGGCGAAATATTTGGGCTTTTAGGTGCCAATGGAGCCGGAAAAACAACTACCATCAAAATGCTGTGTGGATTACTAGCAGCTAGTGGCGGTGATATTTCCCTCGGTGGTGAAACAGGAAATCTGCGTAGTCGTGACTTACGGCGACGTATCGGTTATATGAGCCAGAAATTCACTCTTTACGACGATCTGACAATTCTGCAAAACTTAGAGTTTTATAGCGGGATTTACAGCGTACCCCGCAAACTGAGGCGAGAAAAGATTGATTGGGTAATTGCTACCTGTGGCTTAGAGGGACAAGAACAGATGCTTACCGGACAATTACCCGGTGGTTGGAAGCAGCGAGTAGCTTTTGGCGCTTCTGTCATGCACGAACCAGATATTTTATTTCTCGATGAACCGACATCCGGGGTAGATCCTTTAGCCCGTCGTCAGTTTTGGAAGCTGATTAATGACTTTGCCCGCAATGGTACAGCTATTTTAGTGACAACGCACTACTTAGAAGAAGCTGAACAGTGTAACCGCATGAGTTTTATGGTAGCCGGGGAAATCGCCGCCGAAGGTTCACCTAGTTCTATCAAAGCTTCTCAACCAGGACAACTTATAGAAATTATCGTTAACCAAAATCAAGCCGCCTCCAAGATACTTAAACAGCATCTTGATTCGTGGCGTGTCTCGATTTTTGCCGATAGTTTACACATTGTTCTTGATCGCCCGGAAAAAGAAATTCCCGAAATAACTCAGCTTTTAAAATCAGCACACCTGACTATTGAATCTCTGCGTCCCATTCCTTTCTCTTTGGAAGATGCTTTTATTGGTATCGTTGAACGTGCGGTAAGAGATTAG
- a CDS encoding ABC transporter permease — translation MKRIFSQCVKEIAQFRRDRLTLGLAFLLPFLTLLIFGFAIRLESKDIPLIVQDFDRTNLSSSYIERLYATNQFTPKQWSGGNPARDAIDRGIAKAAVVIPPQFSRDIQAGRNAKVQVLIDATDVNNARVIRGSIQRVTNFFMRDQGLIPDTNIVTPRVRLWFNPGRLESLYIVPGTYGVVLWIFPSLLTAIAMVREKEKGTILQVYASSISATELLLGKGLAYLLIAITEALIVMGLGSIIFHIGIISNPITLLIGTLLFLIDSVSFGLLVGVRSSNQNSAVQIVSLVGFITSLLLSGFIYPLSNIPFPLSLTPNVFPARYYIDITRDAFVRGTGWTGVWFDLLMLAVLGFVFFNVARRLLSRMQISQ, via the coding sequence ATGAAAAGAATTTTTTCCCAATGTGTAAAGGAAATAGCGCAATTTCGGCGCGATCGCTTAACTTTAGGTTTAGCATTTTTATTGCCATTTTTAACTCTATTAATTTTTGGGTTTGCGATTCGTTTAGAAAGTAAGGATATTCCCCTGATTGTGCAGGATTTTGACCGCACAAACCTGAGTAGCAGCTATATTGAGCGTTTATATGCTACCAATCAATTTACACCTAAACAATGGTCAGGTGGTAATCCGGCACGAGATGCAATTGACAGGGGTATTGCAAAAGCGGCAGTGGTTATTCCTCCCCAATTTAGCCGAGATATTCAAGCTGGTAGAAATGCCAAGGTGCAAGTATTAATTGATGCCACAGATGTTAATAATGCTCGTGTAATTAGAGGTAGCATTCAAAGAGTAACTAATTTCTTCATGCGAGACCAAGGATTAATACCAGATACAAATATTGTTACACCGCGAGTCCGCTTGTGGTTTAACCCTGGTAGATTGGAGTCGTTGTACATTGTGCCGGGAACCTACGGTGTAGTCTTGTGGATTTTTCCTTCATTGCTAACAGCGATCGCAATGGTACGTGAAAAAGAAAAAGGTACAATTTTACAAGTCTATGCTTCTAGCATTAGTGCAACCGAACTGTTACTTGGCAAAGGACTAGCTTATCTGCTAATTGCGATTACAGAAGCCTTAATAGTCATGGGATTAGGGTCAATAATTTTTCATATCGGCATAATTAGTAACCCGATCACTTTATTAATAGGAACTCTACTCTTTTTAATAGATAGTGTTTCCTTTGGTTTACTTGTAGGGGTACGTAGCAGTAACCAAAATTCCGCAGTGCAAATTGTTTCTCTTGTCGGTTTTATTACATCTTTATTACTATCTGGTTTTATTTATCCCCTGAGTAATATTCCTTTTCCCCTTTCACTAACACCTAACGTATTTCCTGCGCGTTATTACATTGATATCACCCGTGACGCTTTTGTGCGTGGTACGGGATGGACAGGAGTTTGGTTTGACTTACTCATGCTTGCAGTTTTGGGATTTGTATTTTTTAACGTAGCGCGTCGGCTTTTAAGTCGAATGCAAATTAGTCAATAG
- a CDS encoding HlyD family secretion protein: MSQTASTSPEGIINVPVPPSKQERKKLIFLFLGLLVIAGGISYLLWHSQQQGAANVLKVSGRIEGYETEIGVKRSGRIVAIAVREGAAVKKGQELIKLDDSNDQLLQEQLRGAEARVASAQSDEQQAISDATQVESGIEQIDSQISEAKLNYHQSQGDTQGRVQQALSNVATAKAQLLQAQAQTKQALAEVKLAKMNRDRYAKLVTEGAINQQQFDQAQTTFDTAVATLEARKAAVNAGQEQLRAVAGALTQAKTTSFNPGIRNAQIEALNRKKDQSFAQLKSAQAKVKSAHAKVKDALASKQQILTQIADSKKDLNVVSPLDGVVTARSAEIGTVVSSQTKILTVVDPNTVYLRGFIPEGDIGKVRLGQTTKIFLDSALEKPLMGKVIAVDPQASFTPENIYFQKDRVRQVVGVRIQLQNPPGCFNPENPYSGSDLPCAKIGMPADAEIALQDKEVSK; encoded by the coding sequence ATGTCTCAGACTGCCTCGACATCTCCAGAAGGGATTATAAATGTTCCTGTGCCACCATCTAAGCAGGAACGGAAGAAACTGATTTTTTTGTTCCTAGGGTTGCTGGTTATAGCAGGTGGTATCAGTTATTTACTGTGGCATAGTCAACAACAAGGAGCAGCAAATGTACTGAAGGTGAGTGGAAGGATTGAGGGTTACGAAACTGAAATTGGGGTGAAGCGTTCGGGAAGAATTGTTGCAATTGCAGTCCGGGAAGGGGCAGCAGTAAAAAAGGGGCAAGAATTAATCAAGTTGGATGACAGTAACGACCAACTGCTACAAGAACAACTGCGGGGTGCTGAGGCTAGGGTTGCATCTGCTCAATCTGATGAACAGCAAGCAATTTCCGATGCTACTCAAGTAGAAAGTGGGATTGAACAAATTGATAGCCAAATCAGTGAGGCAAAACTTAATTATCACCAATCCCAAGGAGATACCCAAGGACGAGTTCAACAGGCACTATCTAATGTAGCGACAGCCAAGGCACAATTATTACAAGCGCAGGCACAGACAAAGCAGGCACTAGCAGAAGTAAAATTAGCGAAAATGAATCGCGATCGCTATGCCAAACTCGTAACAGAAGGTGCTATTAATCAACAACAGTTTGACCAAGCACAAACCACCTTTGACACAGCAGTAGCCACATTAGAAGCACGAAAAGCAGCCGTAAATGCTGGACAAGAACAATTACGCGCTGTTGCCGGGGCATTAACCCAAGCTAAAACTACAAGTTTCAATCCTGGTATTCGCAATGCCCAAATAGAAGCATTAAACAGAAAAAAAGATCAGAGTTTTGCTCAACTAAAATCTGCCCAAGCAAAGGTAAAATCTGCTCACGCCAAAGTAAAAGATGCTTTAGCATCAAAACAGCAAATTCTGACCCAAATAGCAGACTCGAAAAAAGATTTAAATGTTGTTAGTCCTTTAGATGGGGTAGTAACTGCCCGTAGTGCAGAGATCGGGACTGTAGTTAGCAGCCAAACCAAAATTTTGACAGTAGTTGACCCTAATACAGTGTATTTGCGAGGTTTTATTCCCGAAGGCGATATTGGGAAAGTGCGCTTAGGACAAACAACCAAAATCTTTCTTGATTCTGCGCTGGAAAAACCCCTTATGGGCAAAGTGATTGCTGTCGATCCTCAAGCCTCTTTTACCCCAGAAAATATCTACTTCCAAAAAGATCGGGTTAGGCAAGTAGTAGGTGTGCGGATTCAGTTACAAAACCCTCCTGGCTGCTTTAATCCAGAAAACCCTTACTCTGGTTCAGATTTGCCCTGTGCCAAAATTGGAATGCCAGCAGATGCAGAGATTGCGTTGCAGGATAAAGAGGTCAGCAAATGA